From a region of the Butyrivibrio sp. AE3004 genome:
- a CDS encoding transketolase family protein has protein sequence MSEVKKIATRDSYGKELIELAKVNDKVVVLDADLAAATRTGWFKKEFPDRHIDCGIAECNMMGIAAGLATTGKIPFVSTFAMFATGRAFEQVRNSIGYPHLNVKIGGTHAGITVGEDGASHQCNEDLALMRTIPGMVVMCPADDIEARACVRAAAEHEGPVYIRFGRAACPVVNDRPDYKFELGKGTVLREGTDVSIIATGIGVGSALEAAEKLAAEGVSAEVINICTIKPIDRELVVATAKKTGKVVTVEEHSVIGGLGSAVCDVLAEECPTVVKKIGMQDRYGESGSAGDLVKKYGLDGEGVYNSVKEFLK, from the coding sequence ATGAGCGAAGTTAAGAAGATAGCTACCAGAGATAGCTATGGTAAAGAACTTATAGAGCTTGCAAAGGTTAATGACAAGGTGGTTGTACTTGATGCAGACCTTGCAGCAGCAACCAGAACAGGCTGGTTTAAAAAGGAATTCCCCGATCGTCATATCGACTGTGGTATCGCAGAGTGCAACATGATGGGTATAGCAGCAGGACTTGCAACAACAGGAAAGATTCCTTTTGTCAGCACATTCGCAATGTTTGCAACCGGACGTGCTTTTGAGCAGGTTCGTAATTCAATCGGATATCCCCATCTCAATGTAAAGATTGGTGGTACACATGCCGGAATCACAGTTGGTGAAGATGGAGCAAGCCATCAGTGTAACGAGGATCTTGCGCTTATGCGTACAATCCCGGGTATGGTAGTTATGTGTCCTGCAGATGATATTGAGGCAAGAGCTTGTGTTCGCGCAGCAGCTGAGCATGAAGGTCCTGTATATATCCGTTTCGGACGTGCAGCTTGTCCTGTAGTTAATGACAGACCTGATTACAAGTTTGAACTTGGTAAAGGAACAGTTCTTCGTGAGGGTACAGATGTAAGTATTATTGCAACCGGCATCGGCGTTGGTTCAGCTCTTGAAGCTGCTGAGAAGCTTGCAGCTGAAGGTGTAAGCGCAGAAGTTATAAACATCTGCACAATAAAGCCTATTGATAGAGAGCTTGTTGTAGCAACAGCGAAGAAAACCGGAAAAGTTGTTACAGTGGAAGAGCATTCTGTAATCGGCGGACTAGGTAGTGCTGTATGCGATGTACTTGCAGAGGAATGCCCTACAGTTGTAAAGAAGATCGGCATGCAGGATCGTTACGGTGAGTCAGGATCAGCAGGTGATCTTGTTAAGAAGTATGGCCTTGATGGTGAGGGCGTATATAATTCTGTTAAAGAATTTTTGAAATGA
- a CDS encoding transketolase, with product MTNKELQKIANEVRKGIVTAVHAAGAGHPGGSLSAADIYTYLYFEEMNIDPKDPVKADRDRFVLSKGHTAPGLYSVMAQRGYFPVEELKTLRKLGSRLQGHPSMQYLPGLDMSSGSLGQGISVACGMALSAKLDNKDFRTYTLLGDGEIEEGQVWEAAMFAGFRKLDNLVVIVDNNGLQIDGPVDQVCSPYPIDKKFEAFNFHVINIDAHDFDAIRAAFKEARETKGQPTAIIAHSTKGKGVSFMENQVSWHGVAPNDEEYAKAMEDLEKIGQALEA from the coding sequence ATGACGAACAAAGAATTGCAGAAAATTGCAAACGAAGTCCGCAAGGGCATAGTCACAGCGGTTCATGCAGCAGGTGCCGGACACCCGGGCGGATCACTGTCAGCAGCAGATATTTATACATATCTGTATTTTGAAGAAATGAACATCGATCCTAAGGACCCTGTAAAGGCAGATCGTGATCGTTTTGTACTTTCAAAAGGACATACAGCACCCGGTCTTTATTCAGTAATGGCTCAGCGTGGATATTTCCCGGTAGAGGAGCTAAAGACACTCAGAAAGCTTGGCTCAAGACTTCAGGGACATCCCAGCATGCAGTATCTTCCCGGACTGGATATGTCATCAGGTTCACTCGGACAGGGTATTTCAGTTGCTTGCGGTATGGCTCTTTCTGCAAAGCTTGATAATAAAGATTTCAGAACATATACCCTTTTGGGTGATGGTGAGATTGAAGAGGGTCAGGTTTGGGAAGCAGCAATGTTTGCCGGTTTCAGAAAGCTTGATAACCTTGTTGTTATTGTAGATAACAACGGTCTTCAGATTGACGGACCTGTTGATCAGGTTTGCTCACCTTATCCTATTGACAAAAAGTTTGAAGCATTTAACTTCCATGTAATCAATATAGATGCACATGATTTTGATGCTATCAGAGCAGCTTTCAAGGAAGCCAGAGAAACAAAGGGTCAGCCTACTGCAATCATTGCACACTCAACAAAGGGTAAGGGTGTATCCTTTATGGAAAATCAGGTTTCATGGCATGGTGTAGCACCTAATGATGAAGAGTATGCAAAGGCTATGGAAGATCTTGAAAAGATCGGACAGGCACTTGAAGCGTAA